A stretch of the Sylvia atricapilla isolate bSylAtr1 chromosome 28, bSylAtr1.pri, whole genome shotgun sequence genome encodes the following:
- the TM2D2 gene encoding TM2 domain-containing protein 2 produces the protein MAPPVGYALLCGQAALLLGNLLLLHGRGLPGNDTEPRELPPGPPAAAWAYSDPRAPLVLCTYLPDEFVECEEPVDHGGNATAQQELGHGCVKFGGQAHGEVDHTRVQCRALDGIECAEPRSFLRGSRPCVKYTGHYFITTLLYSFFLGCFGVDRFCLGHTGTAVGKLLTLGGLGIWWFVDLILLITGGLMPSDGSNWCTVY, from the exons ATGGCGCCGCCCGTGGGGTACGCGCTGCTGTGCGGGCAGGCCGCGCTGCTGCTGgggaacctgctgctgctgcacggCCGCGGCCTCCCGGGCAACGACACCGAGCCCCGGGAGctgccgccggggccgcccgccgccgcctgGGCTTACAGCGATCCGCGGGCGCCGCTCGTCCTGTGCACCTACCT CCCCGACGAGTTCGTGGAGTGCGAGGAGCCGGTGGATCACGGCGGGAACGCCACGGcgcagcaggagctgggccacGGCTGCGTGAAG TTCGGCGGACAGGCCCACGGCGAGGTGGATCACACACGCGTGCAGTGCCGAGCGCTGGACGGCATCGAGTGCGCCGAGCCGCGGAGCTTCCTGCGGGGCAGCCGGCCCTGCGTCAA GTACACGGGACACTACTTCATCACCACTCTGCTCTACTCCTTCTTCCTGGGCTGCTTCGGAGTGGATCGGTTCTGCCTGGGCCACACCGGCACCGCCGTGGGGAAGCTGCTGACCCTGGGGGGCCTGGGCATCTGGTGGTTTGTGGATCTGATTCTCTTGATCACCGGCGGGCTGATGCCGAGTGATGGCAGCAATTGGTGCACCGTGTACTga
- the PLEKHA2 gene encoding pleckstrin homology domain-containing family A member 2, giving the protein MPYLDRQNRICGFLDIEENETCGKFLRRYFILDTQANHLLWYMDNPQNLAIGAGAVGSLQLTYISKVSIATPKQKPKTPFCFVINALSQRYFLQASDQKDLQDWVEALNRASKITVPKGGSVPPATEITKPPVVAQAQERKPQVAYKTEIVGGVVLHTPISINQDGGEGSEVSAHPLLRRSQSYIPPSAARPAAGPPALKSGFCVKQGNVRKSWKRRYFVLDEFSISYYKCEQDKEPLRSILLKDVCKTHECLVKSGDLLMRDNLFEIITGSRTFYIQADSPEEMHSWIRAITGAVQALKTRPREMSFVRSTSMARAGGPSAPSRPSAEERRASVRGPSTSSWQPWTPVPQAEGQRPAPLRVSVLVPALAEQEGTAVPGTRLRHRSEPQHLKEKPFAFDLDDESIRTSDV; this is encoded by the exons ATGCCGTACCTGGACCGACAGAACCGTATCTGCGGGTTCCTGGACATTGAGGAAAATGAGACCTGTGGCAAGTTCCTGCGGAGGTATTTCATCCTGGACACCCAGGCCAACCACCTCCTGTGGTACATGGACAATCCTCAG AACCTGGCCATTGGAGCAGGTGCTGTCGGATCTCTGCAGCTGACCTATATCTCCAAG GTTAGCATTGCCACCCCAAAACAGAAGCCTAAAACTCCCTTCTGCTTCG ttATCAACGCTCTGTCCCAGCGCTATTTCTTGCAAGCCAGTGACCAGAAGGACCTGCAGGACTGGGTGGAGGCACTGAACAGGGCCAGTAAGATCACA GTGCCAAAGGGTGGCAGCGTCCCACCTGCCACGGAAATCACGAAGCCTCCGGTGGTGGCCCAGGCCCAGGAGAGGAAGCCCCAGGTGGCCTACAAAACCGAGATTGTTGGGGGGGTCGTGCTCCACACACCCATCTCCATCAACCAG GACGGCGGGGAAGGCAGCGAGGTGTCTGCCCACCCTCTGCTGCGGCGTTCGCAGAGCTACATCCCACCGTCGGCCGCCCGCCCGGCTGCCGGGCCGCCCGCGCTCAAGAGCGGCTTCTGCGTCAAGCAGGGCAACGTG aggaaaagctggaagCGGCGGTACTTTGTCCTGGATGAGTTTTCCATCAGTTACTACAAGTGTGAGCAG GACAAGGAGCCTTTGCGTTCGATTCTCTTGAAAGATGTTTGCAAGACCCACGAGTGCCTGGTCAAGTCTGG TGACCTCCTGATGCGAGACAACCTCTTTGAAATCATAACAGGCTCCAGGACCTTCTACATCCAG gcaGACAGCCCCGAGGAGATGCACAGCTGGATCCGAGCAATCACAGGGGCAGTCCAGGCCCTGAAAACCCGCCCCAGG GAGATGTCCTTTGTGAGATCCACCTCCATGGCCAGAGCCGGGGGTCCCTCAGCCCCATCGCGGCCGTCGGCGGAGGAGCGCAGGGCCTCGGTCAGGGGTCCCTCCACGTCCTCCTGGCAGCCCTGGACGCCGGTGCCGCAGGCGGAGGGGCAGCGGCCGGCGCCGCTCAGGGTCTCGGTGCTGGTGCCGGCGCTGGCGGAGCAGGAGGGCACAGCCGTGCCCGGCACACGCCTGCGGCACCGCTCCGAGCCGCAGCACCTCAAGGAGAAGCCGTTCGCCTTCGACCTGGACGATGAAAGCATCCGGACCTCTGACGTCTGA
- the TACC1 gene encoding transforming acidic coiled-coil-containing protein 1 isoform X1, translating into MAFSAWQILSPVQWARWTWSAVRGGGSPEDGAAEEEDDDDDEEEEEQDPPALGFSSDSTDTFETPEAETPTCSPLKEFCEPPGSPETGSQEPGGHGDLLVGEAHGDSSPGKQPKDEAQPEIGAPKASLDAKGETDPDNSALMQPLAGLGCKADPGHAAVPTAQPAPVPHVGTATWEQVMSGGDTADAGTGLVELRADALAQEQLGKGRTPSLGRKTDETTEDTQASDQLDPEQHDRSVDPSVAEACQLQSSSPAAPKHLPHPGEPGGGPALEAPGQVPKPGADFTEARESVEAKPASPRRGSRIPASKLTPKRHRESPKKPAEDLERGPTELPPPRGSSQLGPTCWDSPSLNSLSGSSALQNSPVLPKGSYQFDPNNFDSLDPFKPTKTLASADADSCSTADNSLNEILESQTLEMQDDALKGRDSPKKPKSRLITTTEQVKFLCFLLSGCKVNKHEAQPLVLDTSTQDEGVLISDIPDITNRDGRATDEEKLASTTSMQKPAGLEKKAEPEDDLEYFECSNIPTSAAKHRPEAGVEKEISMQMEKGGPGIFPDNPGLCSMDKCPSVSRSDSPLAGICLSEPEKAAVLTLIREEIITKEIEANEWKKKYEESRQEVLEMRKIVAEYEKTIAQMIEDEQRTNMTSQKNLQQLTMEKDQALADLNSVERSLSDLFRRYENLKGVLEGFKKNEEALKKCAQDYLTRVKQEEQRYQALKVHAEEKLDKANEEIAQVRTKAKAESAALHAGLRKEQMKVESLERTLQQKNQEIEELTKICDELIAKLGKSD; encoded by the exons ATGGCGTTCAGCGCCTGGCAGATCCTGTCGCCGGTGCAGTGGGCCCGCTGGACGTGGTCGGCGGTGCGGGGCGGGGGCAGCCCCGAGGATGGGGCCGCcgaggaggaggatgatgatgatgatgaggaggaggaggagcaggaccCGCCGGCTCTCGGCTTCAG CTCGGACTCCACTGATACTTTTGAGACCCCTGAAGCAGAAACACCAACCTGCTCGCCACTCAAGGAGTTCTGCGAGCCACCAGGATCACCAGAGACCGGCAGCCAAG AGCCAGGTGGCCATGGTGACCTGCTGGTAGGGGAAGCCCACGGGGACAGCTCGCCTGGGAAGCAGCCCAAAGATGAGGCTCAACCAGAGATTGGAGCCCCTAAAGCCAGTTTGGATGCTAAAGGGGAAACCGACCCTGACAACTCGGCCCTGATGCAACCCTTGGCCGGGCTGGGCTGCAAGGCTGACCCTGGCCACGCTGCTGTGCCCACTGCCCAGCCAGCCCCCGTGCCCCATGTGGGCACTGCCACCTGGGAGCAGGTGATGTCAGGAGGGGACACGGCGGACGCTGGCACGGGGCTGGTGGAGCTGAGGGCTGATGCCctggcccaggagcagctcGGGAAAGGGAGAACACCTTCACTGGGGAGGAAAACAGATGAAACCACAGAAGACACCCAAGCATCCGACCAGCTTGACCCCGAGCAGCACGACAGGAGTGTGGACCCCTCTGTGGCAGAGgcctgccagctgcagagctcttccccagcagccccaaaaCACCTTCCCCATCCTGGTGAGCCAGGGGGTGGCCCGGCTCTGGAGGCCCCAGGGCAGGTCCCAAAACCTGGAGCTGATTTTACAGAGGCTAGAGAGAGTGTGGAGGCCAAGCCAGCTTCCCCcaggaggggcagcaggatCCCAGCCAGCAAGCTGACACCGAAGAGACACAGAGAGTCCCCCAAGAAACCAGCTGAGGATTTGGAGAGGGgtcccacagagctgccaccacCTCGGGGCTCCTCCCAGCTGGGTCCCACgtgctgggacagccccagtCTCAACTCCCTCAgtggcagctcagctctgcaaaatTCGCCAGTTCTCCCCAAGGGCTCTTACCAGTTTGACCCCAATAACTTTGACTCCCTGGATCCATTCAAGCCCACCAAGACGCTCGCCAGCGCCGACGCTGACTCCTGCTCCACTGCAGATAACAGCCTCAATGAAATCCTCGAATCTCAGACACTGGAGATGCAGGACGATGCCCTGAAAGGCAGAGACTCCCCCAAGAAGCCCAAGTCACGCCTGATAAC GACTACTGAGCAAGTgaaatttctctgttttctgtt gagcGGCTGCAAGGTGAATAAGCACGAGGCACAGCCCCTGGTCCTGGACACCAGCACTCAG GATGAGGGAGTGTTGATCTCAGACATCCCTGACATTACCAATCGGGATGGACGTGCCACTGATGAGGAGAAGTTGGCCTCCACCACCTCCATGCAGAAACCAGCCGGGCTGGAGAAGAAGGCTGAGCCAGAAGATGACCTGGAGTACTTTGAGTGCTCCAACATCCCCACGTCAGCAGCAAAGCACAGGCCAGAGGCAG GTGTTGAAAAGGAGATCAGCATGCAGATGGAAAAGGGAGGGCCTGGCATCTTCCCT GACAATCCCGGGCTGTGCTCCATGGACAAGTGCCCCAGTGTGAGCAGGAGTGACAGTCCCCTGGCTGGCATCTGCCTCAGCGAGCCTGAGAAGGCGGCTGTGCTCACACTCATCCGAGAGGAG ATAATCACCAAGGAGATCGAGGCCAACGAGTGGAAGAAGAAATACGAGGAGAGCCGGCAGGAAGTGCTGGAGATGAG GAAAATCGTGGCTGAGTATGAAAAGACGATTGCCCAGATGATAG AGGATGAGCAGAGGACAAACATGACGTCTCAGAAgaacctgcagcagctcacGATGGAAAAGGACCAGGCTCTGGCAGACCTGAACTCGGTGGAAAGGTCCCTGTCAGATCTCTTCAGGAGATATGAAAACCTGAAGGGCGTCTTGGAAGGATTTAAGAAG AATGAAGAAGCTCTGAAGAAATGTGCTCAAGATTATCTAACCCGTGTCAAACAAGAAGAGCAGCGGTATCAGGCCCTGAAAGTCCACGCAGAGGAAAAATTAGACAA ggcCAACGAGGAGATCGCCCAGGTGCGCACCAAGGCCAAGGCGGAGAGCGCGGCGCTGCACGCGGGGCTGCGCAAGGAGCAGATGAAGGTGGAGTCCCTGGAGAGGACCCTGCAGCAGAAG aacCAGGAGATTGAGGAGCTGACCAAGATCTGCGACGAGCTGATAGCGAAACTGGGAAAGTCAGACTGA
- the TACC1 gene encoding transforming acidic coiled-coil-containing protein 1 isoform X2, with protein MAFSAWQILSPVQWARWTWSAVRGGGSPEDGAAEEEDDDDDEEEEEQDPPALGFSSDSTDTFETPEAETPTCSPLKEFCEPPGSPETGSQEPGGHGDLLVGEAHGDSSPGKQPKDEAQPEIGAPKASLDAKGETDPDNSALMQPLAGLGCKADPGHAAVPTAQPAPVPHVGTATWEQVMSGGDTADAGTGLVELRADALAQEQLGKGRTPSLGRKTDETTEDTQASDQLDPEQHDRSVDPSVAEACQLQSSSPAAPKHLPHPGEPGGGPALEAPGQVPKPGADFTEARESVEAKPASPRRGSRIPASKLTPKRHRESPKKPAEDLERGPTELPPPRGSSQLGPTCWDSPSLNSLSGSSALQNSPVLPKGSYQFDPNNFDSLDPFKPTKTLASADADSCSTADNSLNEILESQTLEMQDDALKGRDSPKKPKSRLITSGCKVNKHEAQPLVLDTSTQDEGVLISDIPDITNRDGRATDEEKLASTTSMQKPAGLEKKAEPEDDLEYFECSNIPTSAAKHRPEAGVEKEISMQMEKGGPGIFPDNPGLCSMDKCPSVSRSDSPLAGICLSEPEKAAVLTLIREEIITKEIEANEWKKKYEESRQEVLEMRKIVAEYEKTIAQMIEDEQRTNMTSQKNLQQLTMEKDQALADLNSVERSLSDLFRRYENLKGVLEGFKKNEEALKKCAQDYLTRVKQEEQRYQALKVHAEEKLDKANEEIAQVRTKAKAESAALHAGLRKEQMKVESLERTLQQKNQEIEELTKICDELIAKLGKSD; from the exons ATGGCGTTCAGCGCCTGGCAGATCCTGTCGCCGGTGCAGTGGGCCCGCTGGACGTGGTCGGCGGTGCGGGGCGGGGGCAGCCCCGAGGATGGGGCCGCcgaggaggaggatgatgatgatgatgaggaggaggaggagcaggaccCGCCGGCTCTCGGCTTCAG CTCGGACTCCACTGATACTTTTGAGACCCCTGAAGCAGAAACACCAACCTGCTCGCCACTCAAGGAGTTCTGCGAGCCACCAGGATCACCAGAGACCGGCAGCCAAG AGCCAGGTGGCCATGGTGACCTGCTGGTAGGGGAAGCCCACGGGGACAGCTCGCCTGGGAAGCAGCCCAAAGATGAGGCTCAACCAGAGATTGGAGCCCCTAAAGCCAGTTTGGATGCTAAAGGGGAAACCGACCCTGACAACTCGGCCCTGATGCAACCCTTGGCCGGGCTGGGCTGCAAGGCTGACCCTGGCCACGCTGCTGTGCCCACTGCCCAGCCAGCCCCCGTGCCCCATGTGGGCACTGCCACCTGGGAGCAGGTGATGTCAGGAGGGGACACGGCGGACGCTGGCACGGGGCTGGTGGAGCTGAGGGCTGATGCCctggcccaggagcagctcGGGAAAGGGAGAACACCTTCACTGGGGAGGAAAACAGATGAAACCACAGAAGACACCCAAGCATCCGACCAGCTTGACCCCGAGCAGCACGACAGGAGTGTGGACCCCTCTGTGGCAGAGgcctgccagctgcagagctcttccccagcagccccaaaaCACCTTCCCCATCCTGGTGAGCCAGGGGGTGGCCCGGCTCTGGAGGCCCCAGGGCAGGTCCCAAAACCTGGAGCTGATTTTACAGAGGCTAGAGAGAGTGTGGAGGCCAAGCCAGCTTCCCCcaggaggggcagcaggatCCCAGCCAGCAAGCTGACACCGAAGAGACACAGAGAGTCCCCCAAGAAACCAGCTGAGGATTTGGAGAGGGgtcccacagagctgccaccacCTCGGGGCTCCTCCCAGCTGGGTCCCACgtgctgggacagccccagtCTCAACTCCCTCAgtggcagctcagctctgcaaaatTCGCCAGTTCTCCCCAAGGGCTCTTACCAGTTTGACCCCAATAACTTTGACTCCCTGGATCCATTCAAGCCCACCAAGACGCTCGCCAGCGCCGACGCTGACTCCTGCTCCACTGCAGATAACAGCCTCAATGAAATCCTCGAATCTCAGACACTGGAGATGCAGGACGATGCCCTGAAAGGCAGAGACTCCCCCAAGAAGCCCAAGTCACGCCTGATAAC gagcGGCTGCAAGGTGAATAAGCACGAGGCACAGCCCCTGGTCCTGGACACCAGCACTCAG GATGAGGGAGTGTTGATCTCAGACATCCCTGACATTACCAATCGGGATGGACGTGCCACTGATGAGGAGAAGTTGGCCTCCACCACCTCCATGCAGAAACCAGCCGGGCTGGAGAAGAAGGCTGAGCCAGAAGATGACCTGGAGTACTTTGAGTGCTCCAACATCCCCACGTCAGCAGCAAAGCACAGGCCAGAGGCAG GTGTTGAAAAGGAGATCAGCATGCAGATGGAAAAGGGAGGGCCTGGCATCTTCCCT GACAATCCCGGGCTGTGCTCCATGGACAAGTGCCCCAGTGTGAGCAGGAGTGACAGTCCCCTGGCTGGCATCTGCCTCAGCGAGCCTGAGAAGGCGGCTGTGCTCACACTCATCCGAGAGGAG ATAATCACCAAGGAGATCGAGGCCAACGAGTGGAAGAAGAAATACGAGGAGAGCCGGCAGGAAGTGCTGGAGATGAG GAAAATCGTGGCTGAGTATGAAAAGACGATTGCCCAGATGATAG AGGATGAGCAGAGGACAAACATGACGTCTCAGAAgaacctgcagcagctcacGATGGAAAAGGACCAGGCTCTGGCAGACCTGAACTCGGTGGAAAGGTCCCTGTCAGATCTCTTCAGGAGATATGAAAACCTGAAGGGCGTCTTGGAAGGATTTAAGAAG AATGAAGAAGCTCTGAAGAAATGTGCTCAAGATTATCTAACCCGTGTCAAACAAGAAGAGCAGCGGTATCAGGCCCTGAAAGTCCACGCAGAGGAAAAATTAGACAA ggcCAACGAGGAGATCGCCCAGGTGCGCACCAAGGCCAAGGCGGAGAGCGCGGCGCTGCACGCGGGGCTGCGCAAGGAGCAGATGAAGGTGGAGTCCCTGGAGAGGACCCTGCAGCAGAAG aacCAGGAGATTGAGGAGCTGACCAAGATCTGCGACGAGCTGATAGCGAAACTGGGAAAGTCAGACTGA